Proteins from one Ranitomeya variabilis isolate aRanVar5 chromosome 1, aRanVar5.hap1, whole genome shotgun sequence genomic window:
- the LOC143794912 gene encoding olfactory receptor 6B9-like — MEMKSINNTQVTVFFLLQLWDTSVGQVIFMISFAIIYGLTLSGNLIIIIICRFERTLHTPMYFFLSHLAALEMCYISVTLPKMLHGSVTGNSTISFVACLTQLYFFGSLGSTECFLLAIMAYDRFVAVCKPLRYHNIMTAKVCTVLVSSCWSSGFISTMSSILFISTLQFCGPNHIQHFFCDITPLLKLSCTNVHQTETLIFLLASVILVGSCLVTLLSYFRILTTVLAITSGNGRRKASSTFASHLTVVSIYYSTMIFVYVRPTTSGASSINKLLSVLYTILTPLLNPFIYTLRNNETRLALRKAKDITILHFNKCFSL; from the coding sequence ATGGAGATGAAAAGTATAAATAACACTCAGGTTACAGTCTTTTTCCTTTTGCAGCTTTGGGATACGTCTGTTGGACAAGTTATTTTTATGATATCTTTCGCTATCATTTATGGATTAACATTATCTGGAAACCTCATAATTATTATCATCTGCAGGTTTGAAAGAACACTTCACACGCCAATGTACTTTTTTCTCAGTCATCTAGCTGCTTTGGAAATGTGCTACATTTCTGTCACTTTGCCCAAAATGCTTCACGGTTCAGTGACAGGAAACAGCACAATATCATTTGTGGCTTGTCTAACTCAGTTATATTTTTTTGGATCTCTAGGATCTACTGAATGCTTTCTGCTTGCCATAATGGCCTATGATAGGTTTGTAGCCGTATGTAAGCCTTTACGTTATCACAATATCATGACTGCTAAGGTTTGTACTGTTTTGGTTAGTTCTTGCTGGTCTTCAGGATTCATATCCACTATGTCTTCTATCCTTTTTATTTCCACATTGCAGTTTTGTGGCCCTAACCATATCCAACATTTTTTCTGCGACATCACTCCACTTCTTAAGCTATCATGTACCAATGTCCATCAAACAGAGACTTTGATTTTCCTCTTAGCTTCTGTAATTTTAGTCGGGTCATGTTTAGTTACATTGTTATCTTACTTCAGAATCCTTACCACTGTATTGGCTATTACTTCAGGGAATGGAAGAAGAAAGGCAAGCTCAACCTTTGCTTCCCATCTCACAGTTGTATCTATTTACTACAGCACAATGATTTTTGTCTATGTTCGGCCAACCACTAGTGGGGCTTCTAGCATCAATAAGTtactgtctgtgctgtatactatcctCACTCCTTTGCTTAATCCTTTCATATATACTTTGAGGAACAATGAGACTCGATTAGCACTAAGGAAAGCAAAGGACATAACTATATTACATTTCAACAAGTGTTTCTCATTGTAA